The DNA segment CAGTGCCCGCCCGCGGAAGTTCGCGCCGCGCGACAATGCGATCGCCGCAAGCGTGCCAAGGAGTGTTGCGAGCGTCGCCGACGTCACCGCCACGCGCAGGCTCATCCACGCCGCATCGATCATGGCAGTGTCGTTAAAGAACTCGCTGTACCAGCGCAGCGACCAGCCGCCCCACACCGTCACCAGCCGCGAGGCATTGAAGGAATAGACGATCAGGATCGCGATCGGCAGGTAAAGAAAGGCAAGCCCGGCTGCGAGCGCGGCGATGTTGAAGCGCGTCAGCCTGTTCGCGCGGCTCGCCATCACGTCCGCTCCAGTTGCTGGCGTTGCAGGCGGTCATACAGCACGAGCGGCGCCACCAGCAGCAACAGGAGAACGACCGCGGTGGCGGAGGCAACCGGCCAATCCTTGTTGGTGAAGAATTCCAGCCACAGCGTCTGGCCGATCATCAGCGCATCCGATCCCGCCAGCAGATCGGGAATCACGAATTCGCCGACGATCGGGATGAAGCAGAGCAGCGCGCCCGCGCCGATGCCGGGTAATGACAGCGGAAACGTCACGCGCCAGAACGCCTGACGCGGCGACGCGCCGAGATCGCCGGCCGCCTCCAATAGCGCCGGATCCAGTTTGGAGAGCGTGGCGTATAGCGGCAGGATCATGAACGGCAGATAGGAATAGACGATGCCGAGATACATCGCGCCGTCGGTCGAGAGCCACACCACCGGCTTAGATACGATGTGCAGTGCAAGCAGAACCTGATTCAGCAGGCCGTCATGCTGCAGGATGTTGATCCAGGCATAGATGCGGATGAGAAACGAGGTCCAGAACGGCACGATCACCAGCATCATGGCGACGGCTTGCGCGGCTACCGGCAGTCGCGCCATGCCGTAAGCAATGGGATAGCCGATCAAAAGCAGGATACCGGTTGAAATCGCAGCGACCGTGAGACTGCGCAGGTACGACAGCACATAGAGGTTGTCGGAAACCAATAGCCTGAAATTGTCGAGCGAGAGCGCGGCAAACGCCGTGCTGACCGCCTGCCATCCCTCACTGAGGTCGAACACCGGCGTATAGGGCGGTTGCGCGATCGCGGTCTGCGACAGGCTGATCTTCAGGACAAACAGGAACGGCACCAGAAAGAACAGCGCCATCCACAGATACGGCGCGATGGCCGCAAGCCGCGCCGGACGGGTAAAGATTTCGCGCCCGCTCATTGCTCCAGCACCACGCAGTCTTCCGGCGAGAACCACGCCACGACGCGCTGATTCACGCCATAGGCGTCGAAATCAAGCCGCGTCGTATTGGCCATCGCAGAGCGCAGCACCAAACCGCTATCGAGCCTGATCTTGTAGCAGGTCGAGCCGCCGAGATAGCCGACGTCGGTGACAACTCCTTCGAGCCGGTTGATGGCACGCGCATCGTCGGAGGGCGGCGCACGGCGGGACAGCTTGACCTTTTCGGGACGGATCGCGACACAAAGATCGGTCCTGGTGAGCGGCTGGCGCGGTTCCGCGACGTGGATCGTTCCGGCTTCGGTGGTTGCGATCGCAATGCGCCGCGCCATCATCAGGATCTTGTCGGCGCTCGCTTCGAGTTGGCCCTCGATCAGGTTGATGTCGCCAACGAATTCGGCGATCCAGCGCGAGCGCGGCGCTTCATAGAGTTCGCGCGGGGTCGCAACCTGCTGAAGGCGGCCGGCATCCATCACGCCGATCCGGCCTGCCATCGTCATCGCTTCCTGCTGGTCGTGGGTCACGATGACGAAGGTCAGGCCGAGCCGCCGCTGCAATTCCATCAATTCGAGTTGGGTGCTTTCACGCAGCTTTTTGTCCAGCGCCGCGAGCGGCTCGTCAAGCAGCAACAGTTGCGGGCGGCGCGCCAGCGATCGCGCCAGCGCCACGCGTTGCCGCTGGCCGCCGGAGAGCTGGTCGGGCTTGCGCTTTTCCATTCCTTCCAGCTTGACGAGCGCGATCATCTCGGCGACGCGCGCATCGATGTCGGCCGATGGCAGGCGGGCGCGCTTCAGTCCGAACGCGATGTTGTCCCGCACGTTCAAATGCGGAAACAGCGCATAGCTCTGGAACATCATGTTGACAGGGCGCTGATGCGGCGGGACCTGCGCGATGTCCTTGCCATCGAGCAGGATGCGCCCTTCATCGGGCGTTTCGAAGCCGGCCAGCATTCTGAGCAGCGTGGTCTTGCCGCAACCACTGGGGCCGAGCAGCGCGAAGAATTCGCCGGCCTGAATGTCGAGCGACAACGCATCGACCGCGCGAAATCCGCCGAATGTCTTGACGACCGATTCAATAGAAAGGAGCGGCGTGCCAGGCACTGTGCGCGGCAGGTATTGCGGCGAATCCGCCTGCTTTGCGGTATTCGCGGGTTCTTCGGTCATGCTCTCGGCCCGCCCCATGGAAGGCGCAAGCTAACCCTACCGCAGTCCTGGCTCAACCGCAGCGCTGTGGATGGCTGCCGGATATTCTCCCGTCATGCCGTAGCCATGAAGGTCGCCAGGCGTTCGCGATCGGCCTGCTCCATGGTCAGGCCGAGCTTCGAGCGGCGCCAGAGAATATCGTCGGGGAAACGGGCCCATTCCCTGGTCATGAGGTAGCGCACCTCTGCTTCGGTGAGCTCCGGTCCAAAACTCTCGCCGAGATCGGCCTTCTGTCTGGCTTCGCCAAGCATCTCGCCAAGCCGCGAACCGTAGGCCGCGACGAGTCGCAGCGCCTGATCGGCGGTCAGGAATTTCCAACGCTCACGCGCATTCTCCACTTCCGTCTCAAACCCGTGACGCGGGAAATCTCCGCCGGGAAGTACGGCTTGCGCGCTCCACGGCTTTGACATCGGATAGAACGGCAACAGACGAGAGACCGCACGTTCAGCGCGCAGCCGCGCGGTTGTAACGTCGCCGCCAAAAATGGTGAGGAGCGGCGCCCGGCGCCGCCGCGCATCAAACGTCACCGTCCCTTCACGGGCGAAACGTTTGCCCGGGCGTCCCGTCACAAGGTTGACGCCGGCGACCGACCGGATCACGTCGGAGGGATCGATGTGCTCTCGGAAATAGCGGTTGGCGGCATCGCAAAGATACGTGACTTCATGGGCGGATATCGCCACCGCCGCCGGATCCCCGACAAAGCTCCGCGCGACCGTGCCGATCATGGTGAAATCGCGCTGATACGGACTGGCGAAGACGAGCCTTCGGTCCGAGTTCTGCAGGACATAGACGTTATCGGTTTCGAACAGGCGGCGGACGATGATCTGGCCGAGCTTGACGGCGCTGGCGCGCGGCGGCGGCACCCGCAGCACGGTCTCCGCAACCGTCGCGGTCCACGCGCCCGCGGCGTTGACAAGCGCCCTTGTCGTGATCACCTGGCGATGGCCACGGTCAATCACCACAAGCCGCCAGATGTCACTGCGATCGGCACGCACGCATCGCGCGCCGGTACGGATCACCGCGCCTCGCTCCGCCGCATCGACGGCGCTCGCAATGACCAGACGCGAATCGTCCGCCAGGCAATCCGAATATCCGAAGGCTGTCCCGAACGGCCGCTGCAAGGCATCGCCGATCGGATGATGGGTGATATCGATCGCGGCCGAGCGCGGCAGGCTATCCCGCGGGGCCAGACGGTCGTAGACGAACAGCCCAAGCTGCAGCAGCCAGGGCGGACGCTCGTCCGAATGGGCCGGGATCACGAAATGCGCCGGCCGCACCAGATGCGGCGCGATCCGCATCCAGGCCTCGCGCTCGGCGAGTGCTTCCCGTGTACGGCGAAATGCCCGGCGCTCGAGCACCGCCAGATCGCCTTGGATCAGCCGTCCGCTGGCACACGAGGCCGCGCCGCCAAGGTCGCCCTGCTCGATCAGAATGACGCGCAGGCCGCGTCCGGCGGCGTCACGAGCCACGCTGACGCCGTTCAACCCGCCGCCGATGATCGCAAGATCGTAATCCGCCATGTCCCCGCGTCTTGTAGAGAGGCTGTCCTTCCCTTGACGGGATTAGCGGCGAAAGCAAGGAAAAGGAGAGAGGTAGAATACCGACTTGATCTAGCCGGTCTTGCGCACTGGTTCGACGGGATCGCTTGGAGCGCGGCCGACCAGCGTGCTGTACTGCTCGATCGGAAGCGGTTTTCCGATGAAATAGCCCTGCACCGCGTCGCAGCCCTGTTCGGCGAGGAAGCCGAGCTGCTCCTGGGTTTCGACGCCTTCGGCGACGATCGACATTTCCAGGCCATGGCCGAGGCCGATCACCGCCCGCACGATCGCCGCCGATTGCGGGTTGCGTCCGAGGTTCATGACAAAGGCGCGGTCGATCTTGATTTTGTCGAACGGGAAGGCCTGCAAGTAGCTGAGCGACGAGTAGCCGCTGCCGAAATCGTCCATCGAGATGCGCACGCCGAGCCCTTTCAGGCGCCGCAACAGCGACAGACCGCGATCGAAATCCTCGATCAGCACGCCTTCGGTGATTTCGAGTTCCAGCCGTCCTGGTGCTAGGCCGGTCTCGAGCAGGATCGAGTGCACGAGGCTGACGACGTCGCCATGCATGAATTGCGCCGGTGACAGGTTGACGGCCACCTGCAACGGCACCGGCCAGGAGGCCGCCTCGCGGCAGGCTTCGCGAAGAATCCACTGGCCCATCTCGAAGATCAGGCCGCTCTCTTCCGCCAGCGGAATGAAATCGGATGGCGGCACGAAGCCACGTGTGGGGTGACGCCAGCGCGCCAGCGCCTCAAAGCCGATGATCTCGCCATTGCCCGTTCCGTGGCGCGACGACGCCTGCGGCTGGTAGTACAGCGAGATTTCGCTATTCTTGATGGCGGTCGAGAGATCCTGGTGCAGCACGCGCCGGTCGCGAATCTGCTGATCCATCTCCGGTTCGTAGATGCTGATGGTACCGCGTGATTTCGCCTTGGCGCGCGACAGCGCCGCGCCGGCGTTGGCGAGCAGGGAGGCCGCGTCACGGCCGTTATGCGGGAAGATCGAGATGCCCGTGGTCGCCCCGGTGCGAACCGATTTGCCGTCGATCACGAATTCCTTGGCCAGCGTCTCGGCGAGTTGCTCCGCCAGCAGCATGCCGGCAATCGGCTGCTTGCCGTCGATGATCAAGCCGAAGGCGTCGCCGGAAAGCCGCGCCACCACGCCACCACGCGCAGACGCCTGCATCCGCTGCGCCACCTCGATCAGAAGCTTGTCGCCCACGGCATGGCCGAACACATCGTTGACTTCGTTGAGACCATCGAGGTCGATCGAGAGAACCGCGAATTCTTCTTCGGCCTCGGTGCAGGCCTCGATCATCTGCGTCAACGCCTGGAGGAATGCCGCGCGGTTCGGCAGATCGGTCAGGCCGTCGTGATAGGCCATGTGGGCCATGCGCGACTCGGTCTGACGGCGATCGGTGACGTCTTCGTGGGTCTTGATCAGGTATTGCGGTTCGCCCCTGTCATTGAGCACGGTTACCCGGCGCGTCAGGAACAGCCGCAGGCCGTCCTTGGTGCTGATCGGATGCTCTTCGGTAAGCGGCCGGCGTCCTTTGAGCGCGGCCTCGTCACGCGCCACGATGAGCCTGGCTTCGCGAGCATTGAAGATTTCTGCGGCGGTCAACCCGGCGACTTCTTCGCGGCGACGGTTGAGAATGGTTTCCGCGCTGCGGTTTGCCAGCAGGTATCGCCCGTCGCTCGCGCGTTCGACCGTCAGCGAGACCGGGATGTTATCGACGACCAGTTCGAGAAACTTCTTGGTGCTCTCCAGTTCCTGCGAAAGCACGTTGCGATCGGTCACGTCATCGAACAGCGCGATCAGGAATTCCGGCTCGCCTTTGTCATTGCGCGCGACCACGCGGCTGCTGGCCAGCACCCGCTTGCGCGAACCGCGCTCGACCACGAATTCATTGCTGAACGAACCTTCC comes from the Bradyrhizobium erythrophlei genome and includes:
- a CDS encoding ABC transporter permease, coding for MSGREIFTRPARLAAIAPYLWMALFFLVPFLFVLKISLSQTAIAQPPYTPVFDLSEGWQAVSTAFAALSLDNFRLLVSDNLYVLSYLRSLTVAAISTGILLLIGYPIAYGMARLPVAAQAVAMMLVIVPFWTSFLIRIYAWINILQHDGLLNQVLLALHIVSKPVVWLSTDGAMYLGIVYSYLPFMILPLYATLSKLDPALLEAAGDLGASPRQAFWRVTFPLSLPGIGAGALLCFIPIVGEFVIPDLLAGSDALMIGQTLWLEFFTNKDWPVASATAVVLLLLLVAPLVLYDRLQRQQLERT
- a CDS encoding ABC transporter ATP-binding protein translates to MTEEPANTAKQADSPQYLPRTVPGTPLLSIESVVKTFGGFRAVDALSLDIQAGEFFALLGPSGCGKTTLLRMLAGFETPDEGRILLDGKDIAQVPPHQRPVNMMFQSYALFPHLNVRDNIAFGLKRARLPSADIDARVAEMIALVKLEGMEKRKPDQLSGGQRQRVALARSLARRPQLLLLDEPLAALDKKLRESTQLELMELQRRLGLTFVIVTHDQQEAMTMAGRIGVMDAGRLQQVATPRELYEAPRSRWIAEFVGDINLIEGQLEASADKILMMARRIAIATTEAGTIHVAEPRQPLTRTDLCVAIRPEKVKLSRRAPPSDDARAINRLEGVVTDVGYLGGSTCYKIRLDSGLVLRSAMANTTRLDFDAYGVNQRVVAWFSPEDCVVLEQ
- a CDS encoding glycerol-3-phosphate dehydrogenase, producing the protein MADYDLAIIGGGLNGVSVARDAAGRGLRVILIEQGDLGGAASCASGRLIQGDLAVLERRAFRRTREALAEREAWMRIAPHLVRPAHFVIPAHSDERPPWLLQLGLFVYDRLAPRDSLPRSAAIDITHHPIGDALQRPFGTAFGYSDCLADDSRLVIASAVDAAERGAVIRTGARCVRADRSDIWRLVVIDRGHRQVITTRALVNAAGAWTATVAETVLRVPPPRASAVKLGQIIVRRLFETDNVYVLQNSDRRLVFASPYQRDFTMIGTVARSFVGDPAAVAISAHEVTYLCDAANRYFREHIDPSDVIRSVAGVNLVTGRPGKRFAREGTVTFDARRRRAPLLTIFGGDVTTARLRAERAVSRLLPFYPMSKPWSAQAVLPGGDFPRHGFETEVENARERWKFLTADQALRLVAAYGSRLGEMLGEARQKADLGESFGPELTEAEVRYLMTREWARFPDDILWRRSKLGLTMEQADRERLATFMATA
- a CDS encoding sensor domain-containing protein, yielding MADKNWQAGGRIMIPAGVVLCLVASFWAATASTPESGLIKYLSAADPDVVSDVVLGGLVAGCFLIAVWIWVMSTLRRFRLSQQRRNVFVSSALNNLKQGVVITNPRQRIVFLNDRYLEIYSLARSDITPDMTGRGLLELRLQRGTLDVSIDEFYARSGEAEGLITELPGGKAVHVRYFPLSNGGSIATHEDCSEQRSLSRELASTKQFLESVLENIPVCVAAKSIDDGRYIFANRAFERFSRFSRDYIVGKRADEIFTHDTAARIEAADRAALHATEGSFSNEFVVERGSRKRVLASSRVVARNDKGEPEFLIALFDDVTDRNVLSQELESTKKFLELVVDNIPVSLTVERASDGRYLLANRSAETILNRRREEVAGLTAAEIFNAREARLIVARDEAALKGRRPLTEEHPISTKDGLRLFLTRRVTVLNDRGEPQYLIKTHEDVTDRRQTESRMAHMAYHDGLTDLPNRAAFLQALTQMIEACTEAEEEFAVLSIDLDGLNEVNDVFGHAVGDKLLIEVAQRMQASARGGVVARLSGDAFGLIIDGKQPIAGMLLAEQLAETLAKEFVIDGKSVRTGATTGISIFPHNGRDAASLLANAGAALSRAKAKSRGTISIYEPEMDQQIRDRRVLHQDLSTAIKNSEISLYYQPQASSRHGTGNGEIIGFEALARWRHPTRGFVPPSDFIPLAEESGLIFEMGQWILREACREAASWPVPLQVAVNLSPAQFMHGDVVSLVHSILLETGLAPGRLELEITEGVLIEDFDRGLSLLRRLKGLGVRISMDDFGSGYSSLSYLQAFPFDKIKIDRAFVMNLGRNPQSAAIVRAVIGLGHGLEMSIVAEGVETQEQLGFLAEQGCDAVQGYFIGKPLPIEQYSTLVGRAPSDPVEPVRKTG